In Mycolicibacterium mucogenicum DSM 44124, the following are encoded in one genomic region:
- a CDS encoding carboxymuconolactone decarboxylase family protein, with the protein MAVQLPNVEDLDPAQREVYDLFPANLSRGLVMTSASAKPYLALGLSFRTGALSADTRELVILRVGAVTNAPYEIHHHVPEARAAGVSEPTIDSVVSGATEFGDRRVDVLIGFVDDLLAQIKGGGASTEAMQEFFSDNEIAEVTLLVGHYVMTAMFIKTLGVVPEDEAAGTANILADATAKLHDERAKDER; encoded by the coding sequence GTGGCTGTTCAACTGCCAAACGTGGAGGACCTCGATCCCGCGCAACGCGAGGTCTATGACCTGTTTCCGGCCAACCTCTCGAGGGGTCTGGTGATGACGAGCGCGAGCGCGAAGCCGTATCTGGCCCTGGGTCTTTCGTTCCGCACGGGCGCGCTGTCGGCCGACACGCGGGAGCTGGTGATCTTGCGAGTGGGCGCGGTGACGAACGCCCCGTACGAGATTCACCACCACGTGCCCGAAGCGCGGGCCGCCGGGGTTTCGGAGCCGACGATCGACAGCGTCGTGTCAGGAGCCACCGAGTTCGGAGACCGTCGCGTCGACGTGCTCATCGGGTTCGTCGATGACCTGCTGGCGCAGATCAAGGGCGGCGGGGCGAGTACCGAGGCCATGCAGGAGTTCTTCTCCGACAACGAAATTGCCGAGGTGACGCTGCTGGTCGGTCACTACGTGATGACCGCGATGTTCATCAAGACCCTCGGCGTCGTCCCTGAAGATGAAGCCGCTGGCACCGCGAACATTCTGGCCGACGCCACTGCCAAGCTGCACGACGAACGAGCGAAGGACGAACGGTGA
- a CDS encoding TetR/AcrR family transcriptional regulator, translating to MPNRTAAVPPEPVSRRRDDALLSAIRDATWAELTDNGYTGVTFEGVARRAKTGKPVLYRRYRSRAQMVTDALPTLRTPPFEVASSKGLREDILTMVKSLVDQWQQIGLDTYRNLIAEADEATLETFQAKVAAQTDQTIRRALDAARDRAEIGPARIPDRVATSILALMRNELLFAHKIIEPSALAELIDLIYLPAVEAASRKPT from the coding sequence GTGCCTAATCGAACAGCGGCCGTACCGCCCGAGCCGGTTTCCCGACGCCGGGACGACGCGCTGCTGTCCGCCATCCGCGACGCCACCTGGGCCGAGCTGACAGACAACGGGTACACCGGTGTCACGTTCGAAGGCGTCGCCCGCCGCGCCAAGACGGGCAAGCCAGTTCTGTACCGCCGCTACCGTTCTCGTGCACAGATGGTCACCGACGCGCTACCGACGCTTCGCACCCCACCATTCGAGGTGGCGTCGTCCAAGGGGCTGCGCGAGGACATCCTCACGATGGTCAAATCCCTGGTCGATCAGTGGCAGCAGATCGGCCTCGACACCTATCGCAACCTCATCGCCGAAGCCGACGAGGCCACCCTGGAGACCTTTCAGGCGAAGGTGGCCGCGCAGACGGATCAGACGATTCGCCGCGCGTTGGACGCCGCGCGGGATCGAGCCGAGATCGGGCCGGCCAGGATTCCCGACCGCGTGGCCACGAGCATTCTGGCGCTGATGCGCAACGAATTGTTGTTTGCACACAAGATTATTGAGCCCAGCGCCCTCGCCGAGCTGATCGACCTCATCTACCTGCCGGCCGTCGAGGCCGCCTCGCGCAAACCCACGTAA